From Oceanispirochaeta sp., the proteins below share one genomic window:
- the gpmI gene encoding 2,3-bisphosphoglycerate-independent phosphoglycerate mutase, producing the protein MVEPLKKHSFIEKRRGPVVLCIMDGVGYGTYEVGDAVKAAMTETLDELSASCPTTKLKAHGVAVGLPSDDDMGNSEVGHNAIGCGRVFAQGAKLVGKSIASGHMFEGKTWNKLIDNAKKNEGTIHFIGLLSDGNVHSHLDHLKAMVIKAKEGGVKTVCVHALLDGRDVGETSALDFFDPTEAFLADLSDDNFTARIASGGGRMQITMDRYQANWNIVEKGWATHVLGEGELFDSAHDAIVSLRERTNAIDQDLPPFVIADDGVPVGTIEDGDSVILFNFRGDRALEITSAFESGEEFDKFDRIRVPKVEYAGMMEYDGDLHVPAQYLVTPPAIDRTMAEYLVATGVRQYSISETQKFGHMTYFFNGNKSGKFSEKLETYVEVLSDVVPFEQRPAMKCADITDKVIETIQDGEYELIKLNFPNGDMVGHTGIFQAVVCSLEAMDLCIGRMKKAVEEAGGVLILSADHGNSDDMFEHNKSGDVVIKENGKPRAKTSHSLNPVPCIIYDADYKGDYSTQLVEGLGISSLAATTINLLGYEAPEDYDASILQRK; encoded by the coding sequence GTGGTAGAACCGCTTAAAAAACATAGTTTTATAGAAAAAAGAAGAGGGCCTGTTGTTCTGTGTATCATGGATGGTGTCGGTTACGGAACATATGAAGTAGGAGATGCTGTTAAGGCGGCTATGACCGAGACTCTGGATGAACTTTCGGCAAGCTGTCCCACAACAAAACTGAAGGCTCATGGTGTTGCTGTCGGTTTACCTTCAGATGACGATATGGGGAACTCTGAAGTCGGTCATAATGCTATCGGCTGCGGACGTGTGTTTGCACAGGGCGCCAAACTGGTTGGAAAATCAATTGCTTCAGGCCATATGTTTGAGGGAAAAACCTGGAATAAACTCATTGATAACGCCAAAAAGAATGAGGGAACCATCCATTTTATCGGCCTCCTGTCAGACGGGAATGTCCACTCTCATCTGGATCATTTAAAAGCCATGGTGATTAAAGCAAAAGAAGGCGGTGTTAAAACCGTTTGTGTTCATGCTCTCCTGGATGGACGTGATGTGGGTGAAACTTCGGCACTGGATTTTTTTGATCCCACCGAAGCCTTTCTTGCCGATCTCTCTGATGATAATTTTACGGCCCGTATCGCCTCCGGCGGCGGAAGAATGCAGATTACCATGGACCGTTATCAGGCAAACTGGAACATCGTTGAAAAGGGTTGGGCCACTCATGTTCTTGGCGAGGGAGAACTCTTTGATTCTGCCCATGATGCCATCGTTTCCCTGAGAGAAAGAACCAATGCCATTGATCAGGATCTTCCTCCCTTTGTCATCGCCGATGACGGCGTTCCCGTGGGGACAATTGAAGATGGAGACAGTGTCATCCTTTTCAACTTTAGAGGAGACAGAGCTCTTGAGATCACAAGTGCCTTTGAATCGGGTGAAGAATTTGACAAGTTTGACAGAATCCGGGTCCCCAAGGTTGAATATGCGGGAATGATGGAATATGACGGAGACCTTCATGTCCCTGCTCAGTATCTGGTGACACCCCCCGCGATCGACCGGACCATGGCAGAATACCTGGTGGCCACAGGAGTCAGGCAGTATTCCATCAGTGAAACCCAGAAGTTCGGTCATATGACTTATTTTTTCAATGGAAACAAGTCGGGTAAGTTCAGTGAAAAACTGGAAACCTATGTCGAAGTCCTGTCGGATGTTGTTCCTTTTGAACAAAGACCTGCCATGAAATGTGCTGATATCACCGACAAGGTGATCGAAACAATTCAAGATGGAGAATATGAACTTATCAAGCTGAATTTCCCCAATGGCGACATGGTGGGACATACGGGTATTTTTCAGGCTGTTGTCTGTTCCCTCGAAGCCATGGATCTTTGTATCGGCCGGATGAAAAAAGCTGTTGAAGAGGCGGGTGGTGTACTCATCCTTTCGGCTGATCATGGAAACTCTGATGATATGTTCGAGCATAATAAGTCGGGAGATGTGGTCATTAAGGAAAACGGTAAACCCAGGGCAAAAACATCACACTCATTGAATCCTGTTCCCTGTATCATTTATGATGCAGATTACAAAGGCGACTATTCCACACAACTTGTGGAAGGTCTGGGAATCAGTTCTCTGGCGGCAACGACCATCAACCTTCTGGGCTATGAAGCTCCCGAAGATTATGATGCCAGCA